One window of the Bombus affinis isolate iyBomAffi1 chromosome 10, iyBomAffi1.2, whole genome shotgun sequence genome contains the following:
- the LOC126921245 gene encoding prenylated Rab acceptor protein 1 isoform X3 gives MADVGIEIAGDMQIPQQKQKSGTGLEFLQIPQLPLSNIGYPQAHEWIEHRKANIRPWSMFLNTSNIRPPPSLPRLNKRIMRNIEYFQSNYLFVFVGLVIYCLITSPLLLFAVAASLGTCYKVSQRHAKQELTIFNHKLTLAQVYSLVGICSLPIFYLVGAGAALFWVLGVSWFLITLHAAFYNIDSILCPGEDELNSLVMQEV, from the exons ATGGCAGACGTGGGAATTGAGATTGCGGGAGATATGCAAATACCTCAACAAAAGCAAAAATCTGGCACTGG GCTTGAATTCCTACAGATACCACAACTTCCACTCAGTAACATAGGATATCCACAAGCTCATGAATGGATTGAACACAGAAAAGCTAATATCAGGCCTTGGTCTATGTTTCTTAATACAAGCAACATAAGACCTCCACCCAGTTTACCAAGATTGAATAAAAGAATTATGAGAAATATTGAATATTTCCAGAGCAATTATTTGTTCGTGTTTGTTGGATTAGTTATATATTGTTT GATTACATCACCATTATTGCTGTTTGCTGTTGCTGCATCTCTTGGAACTTGTTATAAGGTTTCGCAACGTCATGCTAAACAGGAGCTTACAATATTCAATCATAAATTAACGCTAGCTCAAGTTTATTCTTTGGTAGGAATCTGTTCACTGCCAATCTTTTATTTAGTAGGTGCTGGTGCAGCTCTTTTCTGGGTTCTTG GCGTATCCTGGTTTCTAATAACTTTACATGCAGCATTCTATAATATTGACTCAATATTATGTCCAGGAGAAGATGAACTCAATTCTTTAGTTATGCAAGAAGTGTGA
- the LOC126921245 gene encoding piggyBac transposable element-derived protein 4 isoform X1, whose product MDADTEYFSSASEKSSLEESSQYEASEDEIFHVSPTIRRHRIEPDTDDEMDFENENEHNIEDNEWSNNITQTATSVIPFVKSRTAVQIEGNQPHSFYVAFLTEEILQIIVDETNRYAEQYMQNRRSIRVDKWTPTDKNEMKRFFGLLIWMSLVKLPKYDAYWCTNNTYCQSFPRTVMSRNRFELLLRFLHFTNNQTANTNDRLYKLRQIVDILNQNFSKYYDLDEEICIDESLVPFQGRIKFRQLLKQKRHKYGIKVFKMCSGQGYTYKFEIYSGKNLDAPCITPTNVVMNICNNILHRGHTIYTDNWYTSINLAEKLIDCNTHLVGTLKKDRKGIPVDVKFKKLKRGEFIAMQNKKGITILKWRDERDIFMISTKHSAEMVEVRKKNYVCDKPMVVVDYSRGRYAVDLSDQMIAYSTPHRRTLKWYIKLALELLFTSISNAMILYKQATKTEIKLSDFRMALAMYLTQCHSPEPSDILIRQRLRHEMQKKEGQAYLARKFCRECYKKNVKQLGSKIAKNRTKKVTTYCPDCIDEPHLCLKCFNTVHR is encoded by the coding sequence atggatgcagaCACTGAATATTTTTCGAGTGCATCCGAGAAGTCTTCATTGGAAGAGTCGTCTCAATATGAAGCATCAGAAGACGAAATATTCCACGTATCACCCACGATAAGGCGGCACCGAATCGAACCGGATACCGACGATGAAATGGATttcgaaaatgaaaatgaacataatataGAGGATAACGAATGGTCAAATAATATAACACAAACAGCGACAAGTGTAATTCCATTTGTAAAATCTAGAACTGCTGTACAAATCGAGGGTAATCAACCACACAGTTTTTACGTTGCTTTTCTTACGGAAGAAATTCTACAAATAATTGTTGATGAAACCAATAGATATGCTGAACAATATATGCAAAATAGAAGATCCATTCGTGTAGATAAATGGACACCAACCgacaaaaatgaaatgaaacgaTTTTTCGGGCTACTTATATGGATGAGCCTAGTCAAGTTACCAAAATATGACGCATATTGGTGTACCAATAACACCTACTGTCAATCTTTTCCAAGAACAGTTATGTCGAGAAATCGGTTTGAGTTGTTATTACGGTTCCTTCATTTTACAAATAATCAAACGGCAAACACAAATGATAGACTGTATAAGTTAAGACAAATTGTTGATATACTAAAtcaaaatttttctaaatactATGATTTAGATGAAGAGATATGCATTGATGAATCACTAGTACCTTTTCAAGGACGCATAAAGTTCAGGCAACTTTTGAAACAGAAACGACATAAATACGGCATCAAAGTCTTCAAAATGTGTTCAGGCCAAGGATATAcatacaaatttgaaatatattcgGGAAAAAACTTAGATGCACCATGCATAACCCCTACAAATGTTGTAATGAATATATGCAATAATATTCTTCATAGAGGCCACACAATTTACACCGATAATTGGTATACGAGTATAAATTTAGCCGAAAAATTAATTGATTGCAATACTCATTTAGTAGGAACCctaaaaaaagatagaaagggAATACCTGTTgacgtaaaatttaaaaaattaaaacgcGGTGAATTTATCGCAATGCAAAATAAGAAGGGGATTACGATCCTCAAATGGAGAGATGAGCgtgatatttttatgatttcgacaAAACATTCGGCTGAAATGGTAGAGGTCCGTAAAAAGAATTATGTTTGTGATAAACCAATGGTAGTGGTAGATTACAGCAGAGGAAGATATGCTGTAGATTTATCAGATCAAATGATAGCATATTCTACACCACATAGAAGAACCCTCAAGTGGTATATAAAATTagctttagagttattgttTACATCAATTTCAAACGCGATGATACTCTATAAACAAGCAACAAAAACAGAAATCAAGCTATCAGATTTTAGAATGGCACTTGCAATGTACCTTACACAGTGCCACTCACCAGAGCCGTCAGATATACTTATTCGACAAAGACTGCGACACGAAATGCAAAAGAAAGAAGGGCAAGCGTACCTGGcacgaaaattttgcagagagtgctataaaaaaaatgttaaacagttagggtcaaaaattgctaagaatcgcaccaaaaaggtgaccacctattgtccagattgtattgatgagccacatttatgtttaaagtgttttaacacagtgcaccgttag
- the LOC126921244 gene encoding wee1-like protein kinase isoform X1, whose translation MEVAQKLHFDACDIQNEELNISCHTNSSGCDVDDILDSSAEDLGCSPPLQPKKLFRNTMGCCDSESTSRIRIPPRENMCSQKISMACSPPYKRVRALRLFDSPATPKTLMEKSAMHTPFPTKCTRLFSLDKPRPCNYQNKSDKPAANVNPFTPNGMLLTARKRTRSKRSLIGSPDIQIPKFDLGDSEDSDNEIEQATKRVALQDSNIPRYHQEFHELGLIGTGEFGSVYKCINRLDGCIYAIKKSIKPVAGSINEKNALNEVYAHAVLGKHQHVVRYYSAWAEDNHMIIQNEYCNGGSLADGIINLEKEKKHFTEAEMRQLLLHVAEGLRYIHSMQLVHMDIKPGNIFISKEKRLLAVNYDSADDGFDEEETVEEEITYKIGDLGHVTSVNNPQVEEGDCRYLPTEILREDFSHLPKADIFALGLTVYEAGGGGPLPKNGPEWHDIRNGNLKELPHYSRDLNELLKLMIHPNPEMRPSAICLIQHRVLCPFGNKTKAQLRRELNAEKLKNEILSKQLQEAAKCLKTIAPNVAAINNNTMNAGGYELRPTPTRTSSRVVGKKVNRSNSTTNF comes from the exons ATGGAAGTTGCACAAAAGTTGCATTTCGACGCATGCGACATTCAAAATGAGGAACTAAATATTAGCTGTCATACAAACAGCTCCGGCTGTGATGTCGATGATATATTGGACTCTTCCGCGGAGGATCTTGGATGTTCACCTCCGCTTCAACCGAAAAAATTGTTCAGAAATACGATGGGCTGTTGTGACAGTGAAA gtacatcaagaattagGATTCCTCCTCGCGAAAATATGTGTTCTCAAAAAATATCAATGGCATGTAGTCCACCTTACAAACGTGTTAGAGCATTACGGCTTTTTGATTCTCCCGCTACTCCAAAAACGCTAATGGAAAAGAGTGCGATGCATACTCCATTTCCCACTAAATGTACCAGACTATTTTCATTAGATAAACCTAGACCATGTAATTACCAAAATAAATCTGACAAACCTGCTGCTAATGTGAATCCTTTTACACCAAATGGAATGCTGTTAACTGCAAGGAAACGCACTAGATCTAAGCGTAGTTTGATTGG TTCTCCAGATATCCAAATTCCAAAATTTGATCTCGGCGATTCCGAAGATTCCGATAACGAAATAGAACAAGCTACAAAACGTGTAGCATTGCAAGATTCTAATATTCCACGATATCATCAAGAGTTCCATGAACTTGGCTTAATTGGGACAGGTGAATTTGGTTCCGTTTACAAATGCATTAACCGATTAGACGGATGCATTTATGCCATTAAGAAAAGTATTAAACCTGTGGCTGGAAGTATTAATGAAAAGAATGCCTTAAACGAAGTATATGCGCATGCTGTGCTCGGTAAACATCAACACGTTGTAAGATATTATTCTGCATGGGCAGAAGATAATCACATGATAATTCAAAATGAATATTGTAATGGTGGTAGTCTAGCAGATGGGATTATCAacttagaaaaagaaaagaagcatTTTACTGAAGCGGAAATGCGACAATTATTGTTACATGTTGCTGAAGGTTTAAGATACATTCACAGCATGCAATTAGTACATATGGATATTAAACCTGGAAATATCTTTATTTCCAAAGAGAAGAGGTTACTCGCAGTTAATTATGATTCAGCTGACGATGGTTTCGACGAAGAGGAAACTGTAGAAGAAGAAATTACTTACAAAATAGGAGATTTGGGTCACGTTACATCCGTTAATAATCCTCAAGTTGAAGAAGGGGATTGTAGATATCTTCCAACGGAGATTTTGCGGGAAGATTTCAGTCATTTACCAAAAGCCGATATTTTCGCTTTGGGGTTAACTGTTTATGAAGCAGGGGGTGGAGGTCCATTACCTAAAAATGGACCAGAATGGCATGATATTAgaaatggaaatttaaaggaattACCACATTACAGTCGTGATCTTAACGAATTACTTAAA TTGATGATTCATCCAAACCCTGAAATGAGACCATCAGCAATATGTCTTATACAACATAGAGTATTGTGTCCATTTGGAAATAAAACAAAAGCACAACTTCGGCGGGAATTGAAtgcagaaaaattaaaaaatgaaattctatCAAAACAGCTGCAAGAAGCTGCTAAATGTCTAAAAACTATTGCCCCAAACGTAGCagcaattaataataatacaatgaaTGCAGGAGGCTATGAATTAAGACCTACACCAACTAGAACTTCATCTCGAGTAGTGGGTAAAAAAGTCAACAGAAGCAATAGCACTACAAACTTTTAA
- the LOC126921245 gene encoding piggyBac transposable element-derived protein 4 isoform X2 gives MQNRRSIRVDKWTPTDKNEMKRFFGLLIWMSLVKLPKYDAYWCTNNTYCQSFPRTVMSRNRFELLLRFLHFTNNQTANTNDRLYKLRQIVDILNQNFSKYYDLDEEICIDESLVPFQGRIKFRQLLKQKRHKYGIKVFKMCSGQGYTYKFEIYSGKNLDAPCITPTNVVMNICNNILHRGHTIYTDNWYTSINLAEKLIDCNTHLVGTLKKDRKGIPVDVKFKKLKRGEFIAMQNKKGITILKWRDERDIFMISTKHSAEMVEVRKKNYVCDKPMVVVDYSRGRYAVDLSDQMIAYSTPHRRTLKWYIKLALELLFTSISNAMILYKQATKTEIKLSDFRMALAMYLTQCHSPEPSDILIRQRLRHEMQKKEGQAYLARKFCRECYKKNVKQLGSKIAKNRTKKVTTYCPDCIDEPHLCLKCFNTVHR, from the coding sequence ATGCAAAATAGAAGATCCATTCGTGTAGATAAATGGACACCAACCgacaaaaatgaaatgaaacgaTTTTTCGGGCTACTTATATGGATGAGCCTAGTCAAGTTACCAAAATATGACGCATATTGGTGTACCAATAACACCTACTGTCAATCTTTTCCAAGAACAGTTATGTCGAGAAATCGGTTTGAGTTGTTATTACGGTTCCTTCATTTTACAAATAATCAAACGGCAAACACAAATGATAGACTGTATAAGTTAAGACAAATTGTTGATATACTAAAtcaaaatttttctaaatactATGATTTAGATGAAGAGATATGCATTGATGAATCACTAGTACCTTTTCAAGGACGCATAAAGTTCAGGCAACTTTTGAAACAGAAACGACATAAATACGGCATCAAAGTCTTCAAAATGTGTTCAGGCCAAGGATATAcatacaaatttgaaatatattcgGGAAAAAACTTAGATGCACCATGCATAACCCCTACAAATGTTGTAATGAATATATGCAATAATATTCTTCATAGAGGCCACACAATTTACACCGATAATTGGTATACGAGTATAAATTTAGCCGAAAAATTAATTGATTGCAATACTCATTTAGTAGGAACCctaaaaaaagatagaaagggAATACCTGTTgacgtaaaatttaaaaaattaaaacgcGGTGAATTTATCGCAATGCAAAATAAGAAGGGGATTACGATCCTCAAATGGAGAGATGAGCgtgatatttttatgatttcgacaAAACATTCGGCTGAAATGGTAGAGGTCCGTAAAAAGAATTATGTTTGTGATAAACCAATGGTAGTGGTAGATTACAGCAGAGGAAGATATGCTGTAGATTTATCAGATCAAATGATAGCATATTCTACACCACATAGAAGAACCCTCAAGTGGTATATAAAATTagctttagagttattgttTACATCAATTTCAAACGCGATGATACTCTATAAACAAGCAACAAAAACAGAAATCAAGCTATCAGATTTTAGAATGGCACTTGCAATGTACCTTACACAGTGCCACTCACCAGAGCCGTCAGATATACTTATTCGACAAAGACTGCGACACGAAATGCAAAAGAAAGAAGGGCAAGCGTACCTGGcacgaaaattttgcagagagtgctataaaaaaaatgttaaacagttagggtcaaaaattgctaagaatcgcaccaaaaaggtgaccacctattgtccagattgtattgatgagccacatttatgtttaaagtgttttaacacagtgcaccgttag
- the LOC126921244 gene encoding wee1-like protein kinase isoform X2, translating into MNNNVTGTSRIRIPPRENMCSQKISMACSPPYKRVRALRLFDSPATPKTLMEKSAMHTPFPTKCTRLFSLDKPRPCNYQNKSDKPAANVNPFTPNGMLLTARKRTRSKRSLIGSPDIQIPKFDLGDSEDSDNEIEQATKRVALQDSNIPRYHQEFHELGLIGTGEFGSVYKCINRLDGCIYAIKKSIKPVAGSINEKNALNEVYAHAVLGKHQHVVRYYSAWAEDNHMIIQNEYCNGGSLADGIINLEKEKKHFTEAEMRQLLLHVAEGLRYIHSMQLVHMDIKPGNIFISKEKRLLAVNYDSADDGFDEEETVEEEITYKIGDLGHVTSVNNPQVEEGDCRYLPTEILREDFSHLPKADIFALGLTVYEAGGGGPLPKNGPEWHDIRNGNLKELPHYSRDLNELLKLMIHPNPEMRPSAICLIQHRVLCPFGNKTKAQLRRELNAEKLKNEILSKQLQEAAKCLKTIAPNVAAINNNTMNAGGYELRPTPTRTSSRVVGKKVNRSNSTTNF; encoded by the exons atgaataataacGTGACAG gtacatcaagaattagGATTCCTCCTCGCGAAAATATGTGTTCTCAAAAAATATCAATGGCATGTAGTCCACCTTACAAACGTGTTAGAGCATTACGGCTTTTTGATTCTCCCGCTACTCCAAAAACGCTAATGGAAAAGAGTGCGATGCATACTCCATTTCCCACTAAATGTACCAGACTATTTTCATTAGATAAACCTAGACCATGTAATTACCAAAATAAATCTGACAAACCTGCTGCTAATGTGAATCCTTTTACACCAAATGGAATGCTGTTAACTGCAAGGAAACGCACTAGATCTAAGCGTAGTTTGATTGG TTCTCCAGATATCCAAATTCCAAAATTTGATCTCGGCGATTCCGAAGATTCCGATAACGAAATAGAACAAGCTACAAAACGTGTAGCATTGCAAGATTCTAATATTCCACGATATCATCAAGAGTTCCATGAACTTGGCTTAATTGGGACAGGTGAATTTGGTTCCGTTTACAAATGCATTAACCGATTAGACGGATGCATTTATGCCATTAAGAAAAGTATTAAACCTGTGGCTGGAAGTATTAATGAAAAGAATGCCTTAAACGAAGTATATGCGCATGCTGTGCTCGGTAAACATCAACACGTTGTAAGATATTATTCTGCATGGGCAGAAGATAATCACATGATAATTCAAAATGAATATTGTAATGGTGGTAGTCTAGCAGATGGGATTATCAacttagaaaaagaaaagaagcatTTTACTGAAGCGGAAATGCGACAATTATTGTTACATGTTGCTGAAGGTTTAAGATACATTCACAGCATGCAATTAGTACATATGGATATTAAACCTGGAAATATCTTTATTTCCAAAGAGAAGAGGTTACTCGCAGTTAATTATGATTCAGCTGACGATGGTTTCGACGAAGAGGAAACTGTAGAAGAAGAAATTACTTACAAAATAGGAGATTTGGGTCACGTTACATCCGTTAATAATCCTCAAGTTGAAGAAGGGGATTGTAGATATCTTCCAACGGAGATTTTGCGGGAAGATTTCAGTCATTTACCAAAAGCCGATATTTTCGCTTTGGGGTTAACTGTTTATGAAGCAGGGGGTGGAGGTCCATTACCTAAAAATGGACCAGAATGGCATGATATTAgaaatggaaatttaaaggaattACCACATTACAGTCGTGATCTTAACGAATTACTTAAA TTGATGATTCATCCAAACCCTGAAATGAGACCATCAGCAATATGTCTTATACAACATAGAGTATTGTGTCCATTTGGAAATAAAACAAAAGCACAACTTCGGCGGGAATTGAAtgcagaaaaattaaaaaatgaaattctatCAAAACAGCTGCAAGAAGCTGCTAAATGTCTAAAAACTATTGCCCCAAACGTAGCagcaattaataataatacaatgaaTGCAGGAGGCTATGAATTAAGACCTACACCAACTAGAACTTCATCTCGAGTAGTGGGTAAAAAAGTCAACAGAAGCAATAGCACTACAAACTTTTAA
- the LOC126921245 gene encoding prenylated Rab acceptor protein 1 isoform X4, whose product MADVGIEIAGDMQIPQQKQKSGTGLEFLQIPQLPLSNIGYPQAHEWIEHRKANIRPWSMFLNTSNIRPPPSLPRLNKRIMRNIEYFQSNYLFVFVGLVIYCLITSPLLLFAVAASLGTCYKVSQRHAKQELTIFNHKLTLAQVYSLVGICSLPIFYLVGAGAALFWVLGK is encoded by the exons ATGGCAGACGTGGGAATTGAGATTGCGGGAGATATGCAAATACCTCAACAAAAGCAAAAATCTGGCACTGG GCTTGAATTCCTACAGATACCACAACTTCCACTCAGTAACATAGGATATCCACAAGCTCATGAATGGATTGAACACAGAAAAGCTAATATCAGGCCTTGGTCTATGTTTCTTAATACAAGCAACATAAGACCTCCACCCAGTTTACCAAGATTGAATAAAAGAATTATGAGAAATATTGAATATTTCCAGAGCAATTATTTGTTCGTGTTTGTTGGATTAGTTATATATTGTTT GATTACATCACCATTATTGCTGTTTGCTGTTGCTGCATCTCTTGGAACTTGTTATAAGGTTTCGCAACGTCATGCTAAACAGGAGCTTACAATATTCAATCATAAATTAACGCTAGCTCAAGTTTATTCTTTGGTAGGAATCTGTTCACTGCCAATCTTTTATTTAGTAGGTGCTGGTGCAGCTCTTTTCTGGGTTCTTGGTAAATAA